In Haloarcula salinisoli, one genomic interval encodes:
- a CDS encoding sulfatase-like hydrolase/transferase: protein MPAAVDNVVLVTIDSLRQDALGGEDSASPVLDDLAARGVDFENAMAQGNWTPFSFPSIHGSRPVFEEGPDIGVASTPTLAEQLSDAGLRTGGFNAANGFLTDHWGYDRGFDEFEPFVDGSGFLARHPTIQGWVQLGTSPFRRAASVLGGGDDDRPVADASRMGELEDHATDFLETSHDGFFLWVHYMDTHTPYVPAPRHLREVSDTHFGLFGMLWSHFRTGMGWDVDERTLGTLRTLYDGTVRQVDASVGRLLETLEAEGIADDTAIVVAGDHGEEFLDHGHLSHYPKLYRELIDVPLFVTHPDGESGTVHEPVGLDVIPPTVCDLLGVDPADAWAGASVASVLDGEAIDGRGPIISVAVRGESVTTQPIPRHRDDGELLVSARDARWTYIEHTKSDHRELYDRRSDPDEQVDLCADETDGEAPPPVVDRLSAAVADHVDRLDSAPEGGQRGDSGGESEEITARLKALGYK, encoded by the coding sequence ATGCCGGCCGCGGTGGACAACGTCGTTCTCGTCACCATCGACTCCCTGCGACAGGACGCACTCGGGGGCGAGGACAGCGCGTCGCCGGTGCTCGACGACCTCGCTGCCCGCGGGGTCGACTTCGAGAACGCCATGGCTCAGGGCAACTGGACGCCGTTCTCCTTTCCCTCTATACATGGCTCCCGCCCGGTGTTCGAGGAAGGGCCCGACATCGGTGTGGCCTCGACGCCGACGCTGGCCGAGCAGCTTTCCGACGCCGGGCTGCGAACCGGCGGGTTCAACGCCGCCAACGGCTTCCTGACCGACCACTGGGGGTACGACCGCGGCTTCGACGAGTTCGAGCCGTTCGTCGACGGGAGCGGTTTCCTCGCCAGGCATCCGACCATCCAGGGGTGGGTACAGCTGGGTACCTCGCCGTTCCGGCGGGCCGCGAGCGTCCTCGGCGGCGGCGACGACGACCGGCCAGTCGCCGACGCGTCCCGGATGGGGGAACTCGAAGACCACGCGACCGACTTTCTGGAGACTTCCCACGACGGCTTCTTCCTGTGGGTCCACTACATGGACACACACACCCCATACGTCCCGGCCCCGCGACACCTCCGGGAAGTGTCGGACACCCACTTTGGCCTGTTCGGGATGCTGTGGTCGCACTTCCGGACGGGGATGGGGTGGGACGTCGACGAGCGCACCCTCGGGACGCTCCGGACGCTGTACGACGGAACCGTCAGGCAGGTCGACGCGAGCGTGGGTCGGCTGCTTGAGACCCTGGAGGCCGAGGGTATCGCCGACGACACCGCAATCGTCGTCGCGGGCGACCACGGCGAGGAGTTCCTGGACCACGGCCACCTCTCGCATTACCCCAAACTCTACCGCGAACTCATCGACGTACCCCTCTTCGTCACCCACCCCGACGGGGAGAGCGGGACCGTCCACGAACCCGTCGGGCTCGACGTGATTCCACCGACGGTGTGTGACCTGCTCGGCGTCGACCCGGCCGACGCGTGGGCGGGCGCCAGTGTGGCCAGCGTCCTCGACGGCGAGGCTATCGACGGACGTGGCCCGATTATCTCCGTCGCAGTCCGGGGCGAGAGCGTGACGACCCAGCCGATTCCCCGCCACCGCGATGACGGCGAACTGCTCGTCAGCGCCCGAGACGCCCGCTGGACGTATATCGAACACACGAAATCGGACCACCGCGAGCTGTACGATCGGCGCAGCGACCCAGACGAACAGGTCGACCTCTGTGCCGACGAGACCGACGGCGAGGCCCCGCCGCCCGTCGTCGACCGCCTGTCCGCGGCCGTCGCCGACCACGTCGACAGGCTGGACTCGGCGCCAGAAGGGGGTCAGCGCGGCGATTCCGGCGGTGAATCCGAGGAAATAACCGCACGGTTAAAGGCACTCGGCTATAAATAG
- a CDS encoding GtrA family protein, giving the protein MSFGVATSPRRERLVRFFLVGCTAASIQLALLWLFVDLGGVNYLVGAFVAIELTILFQYVLNNAWTFHRSRHSSMREYLVGLGKTNLVRGTAIPLQLGILYVLVTLGTAEYLVGNAVAIGVTGLYRYALDSAWTWN; this is encoded by the coding sequence ATGTCGTTTGGCGTCGCCACGTCGCCGCGACGGGAGCGACTCGTTCGGTTCTTCCTCGTGGGCTGTACGGCCGCGAGCATTCAGCTCGCGCTCCTGTGGCTGTTCGTGGACCTCGGTGGCGTGAACTACCTCGTCGGTGCCTTCGTCGCCATCGAACTGACCATCCTGTTTCAGTACGTGCTCAACAACGCCTGGACGTTCCACCGGTCGCGTCACTCCTCGATGCGGGAGTATCTCGTCGGGCTGGGCAAGACGAACCTCGTCAGGGGGACGGCCATCCCGCTGCAGCTGGGTATCCTCTACGTGCTGGTGACGCTCGGGACCGCGGAGTATCTCGTCGGCAACGCCGTCGCCATCGGCGTGACGGGGCTGTACCGGTACGCGCTCGACTCCGCCTGGACCTGGAACTAG
- a CDS encoding hydantoinase/oxoprolinase family protein, whose amino-acid sequence MDDSVRVGVDVGGTFTDVVVLGPDGLTTAKVPSTTPQHEGVVAGIEAACGTADIDPDDVDRFRHAMTVATNALLETDGAETALVTTAGFGDALAIGRQARPDLYDQSVARPDPLVPDARRYELDERTTPDGVEQPVDPDAVRDLADDIDADAVAVSLLHAYAHPENERRVAEILRGELEVPVSASHEVLGAFREYERTATTVADAFVTPVLSTYLGQLETEARELGLPEPRVMQSNGGIADIGTVRDTAVTTALSGPAAGVVGASAFEPDDADGLVTFDMGGTSSDVSLVRDGGVERTTDADVGDRPVRVPMVDVETVGAGGGSIAWVDSGGALRVGPESAGAEPGPACYGRGGSDPTVTDAALALGYLGPETTLGGDVALDVDAARDALADLAAEADLDGPLDAARGVYRVANATMTRTIRSVTAERGHDPRDFAIAAFGGAGPMHAAALADRLGVETVVVPRASGVLSALGLLAADERHDAVRTYRTTLDAADPEAVRGVLEDLEARVLDETAAPGAATVSFEADCRYVGQSHELGVRVEGVDREALADRFHAAHERAHGYRLDAAVELVTLRATATVDHELPALSHERGVDDDRRTRDVSFGGEFRETPVLSWDGLSPGATLAGPAIVAGGESTVVVPPGWSLAVDEWGTLRLEASQ is encoded by the coding sequence ATGGACGATTCGGTACGTGTCGGCGTCGACGTCGGCGGCACCTTCACCGACGTAGTTGTTCTCGGTCCCGACGGGCTGACGACTGCGAAGGTCCCCTCGACGACGCCACAGCACGAGGGTGTCGTCGCGGGTATCGAGGCTGCCTGTGGGACCGCCGATATCGACCCTGATGACGTCGACCGATTTCGCCACGCGATGACCGTCGCGACGAACGCCTTACTCGAAACGGACGGTGCCGAGACGGCGCTGGTGACGACGGCCGGCTTCGGGGACGCCCTCGCCATCGGCCGGCAGGCTCGGCCCGACCTGTACGACCAGTCGGTCGCCCGGCCAGACCCGCTCGTGCCCGACGCGCGGCGGTACGAACTCGACGAGCGAACCACGCCCGACGGTGTCGAGCAGCCGGTCGACCCCGACGCGGTCCGGGACCTCGCAGACGATATCGACGCCGACGCGGTCGCGGTGTCGCTGCTACACGCCTACGCCCACCCCGAGAACGAGCGTCGCGTCGCCGAGATTCTGCGCGGGGAACTCGAGGTGCCCGTCTCGGCGAGCCACGAGGTACTCGGCGCGTTCCGGGAGTACGAACGCACCGCGACGACGGTAGCCGACGCCTTCGTGACGCCGGTGCTCTCGACCTATCTCGGGCAACTCGAAACCGAGGCCCGCGAGCTGGGGCTGCCCGAGCCCCGCGTGATGCAGTCCAACGGCGGTATCGCCGACATCGGGACCGTCAGGGACACCGCCGTGACGACGGCGCTGTCGGGCCCGGCTGCGGGCGTCGTCGGTGCCAGCGCGTTCGAACCCGACGACGCCGACGGTCTCGTGACCTTCGACATGGGCGGGACCTCCAGTGACGTCTCGCTGGTTCGGGACGGCGGGGTCGAGCGGACGACCGACGCCGACGTGGGCGACCGACCAGTTCGCGTGCCGATGGTCGACGTCGAGACCGTCGGCGCCGGTGGGGGCTCTATCGCGTGGGTCGATTCGGGGGGCGCGCTGCGGGTCGGCCCCGAGTCGGCCGGTGCGGAGCCGGGGCCGGCCTGTTACGGACGGGGCGGGTCCGACCCGACCGTGACCGACGCCGCGCTCGCGCTGGGGTATCTCGGTCCCGAGACCACGCTCGGGGGCGACGTCGCGCTCGACGTCGACGCGGCTCGCGATGCGCTGGCCGACCTCGCGGCCGAGGCCGACCTGGACGGGCCACTCGACGCTGCCCGCGGGGTCTACCGGGTCGCCAACGCGACGATGACCCGGACCATCCGCTCCGTGACGGCCGAACGTGGCCACGACCCCCGCGACTTCGCCATCGCGGCCTTCGGTGGCGCGGGGCCGATGCACGCCGCCGCCCTGGCCGACCGGCTGGGCGTCGAGACGGTCGTCGTCCCGCGGGCCAGCGGCGTCCTCTCGGCGCTGGGACTGCTGGCGGCCGACGAACGCCACGACGCCGTCCGAACCTACCGGACGACCCTCGACGCGGCCGACCCCGAAGCCGTCCGCGGGGTGCTCGAGGACCTCGAAGCCCGGGTTCTGGACGAAACAGCTGCCCCCGGAGCCGCCACCGTCTCTTTCGAGGCCGACTGCCGCTACGTCGGCCAGAGCCACGAACTCGGCGTGCGCGTCGAGGGTGTCGACCGCGAGGCGCTGGCCGACCGCTTCCACGCGGCCCACGAGCGGGCCCACGGCTACCGGCTGGACGCGGCCGTCGAACTCGTCACGCTGCGGGCGACCGCGACCGTCGACCACGAGCTACCCGCTCTCAGTCACGAGCGCGGAGTGGACGATGACCGACGAACCCGCGATGTTTCCTTCGGCGGCGAGTTCCGCGAGACGCCGGTGCTGTCGTGGGACGGGCTCTCGCCCGGCGCCACGCTGGCTGGCCCGGCCATCGTCGCCGGCGGCGAGAGCACTGTCGTCGTCCCGCCCGGCTGGTCACTGGCAGTCGACGAGTGGGGGACGCTTCGACTGGAGGCAAGCCAATGA
- a CDS encoding hydantoinase B/oxoprolinase family protein, whose amino-acid sequence MTADDTDHDIDAIELEILRNQLESVAEEMGEVLVRGAFSPNITERRDCSTALFDADGRLVAQAEHIPVHLGAMPEAVDAVLTHDPEPGDVFVLNDPFAGGTHLPDVTLVSPVVPNDRIVGYAVSRAHHADVGGMAPGSMPAGARDIQQEGLRIPPTRLVAGGERVDAVWDLITANVRNPAQRRADLRAQLGANERGAERVGELLADHGEVLLAAFDAVRTYSRKRVEAELAAFPNGTYTATDQLEGDGVTDADVPIEVTVTVDGHSLSVDFSGTAPQVAGNVNAPLSVAKSAVYFAVRSVTDPDVPPNAGCYDPIEVHAPAGTVLNPEPPAAVVGGNVETSQRVADVVFRALAEAVPERVPAAGQGTMNNLVVGGSDFSYYETIGGGMGASSDGDGPSGVQVGMTNTLNTPVEALEVAYPLRVEEYSLRRGSGGAGQQSGGDGLVRELTVETDATVSLLTERRRTAPWGLAGGEDGATGRNFVDGEAVPAKVTREVDAGTTVRIETPGGGGYGEPED is encoded by the coding sequence ATGACTGCCGACGACACCGACCACGACATCGACGCGATAGAACTGGAGATACTGCGGAACCAGCTCGAGAGTGTCGCCGAGGAGATGGGCGAGGTGCTCGTCAGGGGCGCGTTCTCGCCGAACATCACCGAGCGACGGGACTGTTCGACGGCGCTGTTCGACGCCGACGGCCGACTCGTGGCCCAGGCCGAGCACATCCCGGTCCACCTGGGCGCGATGCCCGAGGCCGTCGACGCCGTGCTGACACACGACCCCGAGCCCGGGGACGTGTTCGTCCTGAACGACCCCTTCGCCGGCGGCACTCACCTCCCGGACGTGACGCTAGTTTCGCCAGTCGTTCCGAACGACCGTATCGTCGGCTACGCCGTCTCTCGGGCCCACCACGCCGACGTGGGCGGGATGGCACCGGGGAGCATGCCCGCGGGTGCCCGGGACATCCAGCAGGAAGGACTCCGTATTCCGCCGACCCGGCTCGTCGCCGGTGGCGAGCGCGTCGACGCCGTCTGGGACCTCATCACGGCCAACGTCCGAAACCCGGCCCAGCGACGGGCCGACCTGCGGGCCCAGCTAGGTGCGAACGAACGGGGTGCCGAGCGCGTCGGCGAACTGCTTGCCGATCACGGCGAGGTGCTCCTTGCGGCGTTTGACGCCGTCCGGACCTACTCCCGCAAACGTGTCGAGGCCGAACTGGCTGCGTTCCCCAATGGGACCTACACAGCGACCGACCAGCTGGAGGGCGACGGCGTCACCGACGCCGACGTCCCCATCGAGGTGACAGTGACCGTCGACGGTCACTCGCTCTCGGTCGACTTCTCGGGCACCGCGCCCCAGGTCGCGGGCAACGTCAACGCGCCGCTGTCGGTCGCCAAGAGCGCGGTGTACTTCGCGGTCCGGTCGGTCACCGACCCCGACGTCCCGCCCAACGCGGGCTGTTACGACCCCATCGAGGTCCACGCGCCCGCGGGGACGGTGCTCAACCCCGAGCCCCCCGCGGCCGTCGTCGGCGGCAACGTCGAGACGAGCCAGCGCGTCGCCGACGTGGTCTTTCGCGCGTTAGCCGAGGCGGTCCCCGAGCGCGTCCCCGCCGCCGGCCAGGGAACGATGAACAACCTCGTCGTCGGCGGAAGCGACTTCAGCTACTACGAGACCATCGGCGGCGGGATGGGTGCCAGCAGCGACGGAGACGGTCCCAGTGGCGTCCAGGTTGGGATGACGAACACGCTGAACACGCCCGTCGAGGCGCTGGAGGTCGCCTACCCGCTCCGGGTCGAGGAGTACTCACTTCGCCGGGGCAGCGGCGGGGCCGGGCAACAGTCTGGCGGCGACGGGCTCGTCCGGGAACTCACCGTCGAGACCGACGCCACCGTCTCCCTGCTGACCGAGCGCCGGCGGACGGCGCCGTGGGGGCTGGCCGGCGGCGAGGACGGTGCGACCGGGCGTAACTTCGTCGACGGCGAGGCCGTCCCTGCGAAGGTGACCCGCGAGGTCGACGCCGGCACGACGGTCCGAATCGAGACGCCGGGCGGTGGCGGCTACGGCGAGCCCGAGGACTGA
- a CDS encoding DUF6293 family protein → MEVTDRVHIVAQGWEVARVVEPIYDLKADKVVMLFGEGVLPDGIPEFEREMLDDLEAAERIELEIREADLYDLDSAVQAFSQAVKDHEDDDVYINVSTGSQIASIAGMMAAQTADATPFYVRSSTADLDAEEVWTPEEPVFPDSGEITELPVFELQGPTEEQLRMLAYLYGEDGATKKELITFAQREELPFIASTEAKSDEGLYRLLESHIIDPLTEGEYVRVEKAGRKKEVYLEQRGIDALAAFPLEDETVETVESGVDTPEKFLEKWKSQSRYEAISVNLQDGENQWRPFADSQYDSEE, encoded by the coding sequence ATGGAGGTAACGGACCGGGTCCACATCGTCGCGCAAGGGTGGGAAGTGGCCCGTGTGGTCGAGCCGATATACGACCTGAAAGCGGACAAGGTCGTCATGCTGTTCGGCGAGGGTGTGTTGCCCGACGGTATCCCCGAGTTCGAGCGCGAGATGCTCGACGACCTCGAAGCGGCCGAACGCATCGAACTGGAGATTCGGGAGGCGGACCTCTACGACCTCGACAGCGCCGTCCAGGCGTTCAGCCAGGCCGTCAAAGACCACGAGGACGACGACGTCTACATCAACGTCTCCACCGGGAGTCAGATAGCCTCCATCGCGGGGATGATGGCCGCCCAGACCGCCGACGCGACCCCGTTCTACGTCCGGTCTAGCACGGCCGACCTGGACGCCGAGGAGGTCTGGACCCCCGAGGAGCCGGTGTTCCCGGACTCGGGTGAGATAACTGAACTCCCGGTGTTCGAACTCCAGGGCCCGACCGAGGAACAGCTCCGGATGCTGGCGTACCTCTACGGCGAGGACGGGGCCACGAAGAAGGAGCTCATCACCTTCGCCCAGCGGGAGGAACTCCCCTTTATCGCCAGCACCGAAGCCAAATCCGACGAGGGGCTCTACCGGCTGCTGGAGTCCCACATCATCGACCCGCTCACCGAGGGCGAGTACGTCCGCGTGGAGAAGGCCGGCCGCAAGAAGGAGGTGTACCTCGAGCAGCGCGGTATCGACGCGCTGGCGGCCTTCCCGCTGGAAGACGAGACGGTCGAGACGGTCGAATCGGGTGTCGACACTCCGGAGAAGTTCCTCGAAAAGTGGAAGAGCCAGTCCCGCTACGAGGCCATCTCGGTCAATCTACAGGACGGAGAGAACCAGTGGCGACCCTTCGCGGACAGCCAGTACGACAGCGAGGAGTGA
- a CDS encoding DUF6293 family protein, whose translation MEVTDRVHVVAHGWEVARIVDPLFELKADKVVLIGPLNDAWLAEFEEEMIADLESMDRLEFEMRRANLYDFDSAVQVFSQAVKDHEGDDVYINVSTGSSLAAIAGMIAAQTADATPFYVQPGFEDDASIPDEPVIPEAGKTTELPVFELEGPSTEQLRVLAHLHGRDSATKKELIQFAEDQELPFIANTEAKSDEGRYRLLESHIIDPLTEGDYVSVEKVGRKKEVCIEQRGVDALAAFPLDAETLETVEQDAVYGPPNFPRLPTRETTSSYQRAGNSEKE comes from the coding sequence ATGGAGGTCACCGACCGGGTCCACGTCGTCGCCCACGGCTGGGAAGTGGCGCGCATCGTCGACCCGCTGTTCGAACTCAAAGCCGACAAAGTAGTGCTCATCGGCCCCCTGAACGACGCCTGGCTCGCGGAGTTCGAAGAGGAGATGATTGCGGACCTCGAGTCGATGGACCGACTGGAGTTCGAGATGCGTCGGGCGAACCTCTACGACTTCGACAGCGCCGTCCAGGTGTTCAGTCAGGCCGTCAAGGACCACGAGGGCGACGACGTCTACATCAACGTCTCCACCGGGAGTTCGCTCGCGGCCATCGCGGGGATGATAGCTGCCCAGACCGCCGACGCCACGCCGTTCTACGTGCAGCCGGGATTCGAGGACGACGCGTCGATCCCCGATGAACCCGTCATACCGGAAGCCGGCAAAACGACCGAGCTACCGGTGTTCGAACTGGAGGGCCCCTCGACAGAACAGCTCCGCGTGCTCGCCCACCTCCACGGGCGAGACAGCGCGACCAAGAAGGAGCTCATCCAGTTCGCCGAAGACCAGGAACTGCCCTTCATCGCCAATACCGAGGCCAAGTCCGACGAAGGTCGCTATCGGCTGCTGGAGTCGCATATCATCGACCCGCTCACCGAGGGCGACTACGTCAGCGTCGAGAAAGTCGGTCGCAAGAAAGAGGTCTGCATCGAACAGCGGGGCGTCGACGCGCTGGCGGCCTTCCCACTCGATGCGGAGACGCTGGAAACAGTCGAGCAAGACGCGGTCTATGGCCCACCGAACTTCCCGAGACTGCCAACCAGGGAGACGACGTCCTCCTACCAGCGGGCCGGGAACTCGGAGAAAGAGTAG
- a CDS encoding GMC family oxidoreductase, with protein sequence MSDTQSDNTDRTPVDGADVCVVGAGPAGAILSHSLAKRGHDVVILEAGPRFDKEERVDRMKTQLRPEPGDNEIWDMGGERDAYSASGAHSWPVNQRRVKGVGGTSLHWGALVPRLFEKDFEMQSRYGIGRDWPISYDDLRPYYARAEQEIGVTGDEDAPYQPPREEPFPMDPFQKSRPRELFEEAGEALDITVQEMPTAINRGEYDRNACQGYGTCQFVCPSGGKYSADIHVDKAETEGATVIDRVPVQRLEHGPDGEEITEAVYKTPDGETHRQTADVFVAAAGAYETPRLLLLSDSSQYPDGLANSSGTVGKYFMGHPPAGVIGFLPGEETIPGAFGPQVTTAIHQFYDDNPPENGCVNMFPLNTISASPATIAMRQDAIGDELLETVGNQYGSTIGVNMSTEMLPREDNRITLDRSTTDNHGNPVPDVQVEPGDYARKGQETGLEAARSLIEELGGNVVYADGTMTTEHDELTPLGKGGYHPMGGTRMGTDPQESVVDPNLQTHDLENLYISSGGVFVTGGASNPTLTIMALSLKAADHIHETAL encoded by the coding sequence ATGAGCGATACGCAGTCAGACAACACGGACAGGACACCAGTCGACGGCGCCGATGTCTGCGTGGTCGGCGCGGGGCCGGCGGGGGCCATACTCTCGCACTCGCTGGCGAAACGCGGCCACGACGTGGTGATACTCGAAGCCGGCCCGCGGTTCGACAAGGAGGAACGAGTCGACCGGATGAAGACGCAGCTCCGGCCTGAGCCGGGCGACAACGAGATCTGGGACATGGGTGGGGAGCGGGACGCGTACTCCGCCTCGGGGGCCCACTCCTGGCCGGTGAACCAGCGCCGGGTGAAGGGTGTCGGTGGCACCAGCCTCCACTGGGGGGCGCTCGTCCCGCGGCTGTTCGAGAAGGACTTCGAGATGCAGAGCCGCTACGGTATCGGACGGGACTGGCCCATCAGCTACGACGACCTGCGGCCCTACTACGCGCGAGCGGAACAGGAGATCGGCGTCACTGGCGACGAGGACGCTCCCTACCAGCCGCCCAGGGAGGAACCGTTCCCGATGGACCCGTTCCAGAAGAGCCGCCCCAGAGAGCTGTTCGAGGAGGCCGGGGAGGCACTGGACATCACAGTCCAGGAGATGCCGACGGCGATAAACAGGGGCGAGTACGACCGCAACGCGTGTCAGGGGTACGGCACCTGCCAGTTCGTCTGTCCGTCCGGCGGGAAGTACAGCGCCGACATCCACGTCGACAAGGCCGAAACAGAAGGTGCCACAGTGATAGACCGGGTGCCGGTCCAGCGCCTCGAACACGGGCCCGACGGTGAAGAGATAACCGAGGCCGTCTACAAGACCCCGGACGGGGAGACCCATCGCCAGACAGCGGACGTGTTCGTCGCCGCGGCCGGGGCCTACGAGACGCCCCGGCTCCTCTTGCTCTCGGACTCGTCGCAGTATCCCGACGGGCTGGCCAACTCCAGTGGAACCGTTGGCAAGTACTTCATGGGCCACCCGCCCGCCGGCGTCATCGGCTTCCTCCCCGGCGAGGAGACCATTCCGGGTGCGTTCGGCCCGCAGGTCACGACGGCCATCCACCAGTTCTACGACGACAACCCGCCGGAGAACGGCTGTGTCAACATGTTCCCGCTGAACACCATCAGTGCCTCGCCGGCGACGATCGCGATGAGACAGGACGCCATCGGCGACGAACTCCTCGAGACGGTCGGTAACCAGTACGGGAGTACCATCGGCGTGAACATGAGCACCGAGATGCTTCCCCGCGAGGACAACCGCATCACCCTCGACCGGTCCACGACGGACAACCACGGGAACCCGGTTCCGGACGTCCAGGTGGAACCCGGCGACTACGCCCGGAAAGGCCAGGAGACGGGACTCGAAGCCGCGCGCTCGCTCATCGAGGAGCTGGGCGGCAACGTCGTCTACGCCGACGGGACGATGACCACCGAACACGACGAACTAACCCCGCTGGGGAAAGGTGGCTACCACCCGATGGGCGGGACGCGAATGGGGACCGACCCACAGGAGAGCGTCGTCGACCCCAATCTGCAGACACACGACCTGGAGAACCTCTACATCTCCAGTGGCGGCGTCTTCGTCACCGGCGGTGCGTCGAATCCCACGCTGACGATTATGGCCCTCTCGCTGAAAGCCGCCGACCACATCCACGAGACGGCGCTGTAA
- a CDS encoding GMC family oxidoreductase, whose product MSDAQSDGGADKTPVDGTDVCVVGAGPAGALLSHSLAKRGHDVVILEAGPRFDMEKRVERMKRQIHPERGVNEIWDMGGERDAYTDSSDRDMPLNKRRVKGVGGTSLHWGSVVPRFRERDFEMQSRHGVGKDWPISYEDLRPYYARAEQEIGVAGPDEAPHQAPREEGYPMDPLPESTADKLCKEAGEALDIDVQPMPMAINTGAYDRDQCQGYGTCEHVCPSGGKYSADIHVRKAEEEGATVLTEVPVQRLEHGPAGEEITAAVYETPDGETYRQEADTFVAAAGTYETPRLLLLSESDQYPDGLANSSGTVGKYFMDHGGGFVIGFLSDRDTNPGAYGPVVSSGIFQFYDDGEDPVGGINMMLLNGAEPSLPEVAMRSDKLGDDLLADLEIQYGGTIGTSISAEMLPREDNRITLDESKTDDRGNPVPEVNMTAGQYVRDATEKAVQAMTDMVEELGGNVVLSQGSHTPDAEYIEDAKAGYHPMGGTRMGTDPEESVVDPTLKTHDLDNLYISGGGVFVTGGASNPTLTIMALSLKAADHIHEELQ is encoded by the coding sequence ATGAGTGACGCACAGTCCGATGGCGGCGCGGACAAGACACCAGTGGACGGCACCGACGTCTGCGTCGTCGGAGCCGGGCCGGCGGGGGCGTTGCTCTCGCACTCGCTGGCGAAACGCGGTCACGACGTGGTGATACTCGAAGCCGGCCCCCGCTTCGACATGGAGAAACGAGTCGAGCGGATGAAACGCCAGATCCACCCGGAACGTGGCGTCAACGAGATCTGGGATATGGGTGGCGAACGGGACGCCTACACCGATTCCAGTGACCGCGATATGCCGCTCAACAAGCGCCGCGTCAAGGGCGTCGGTGGCACGAGCCTCCACTGGGGCTCTGTCGTCCCCCGGTTCCGGGAACGGGACTTCGAGATGCAGAGCCGCCACGGCGTCGGGAAAGACTGGCCTATCAGCTACGAGGACCTGCGGCCCTACTACGCGCGAGCGGAACAGGAAATCGGCGTGGCGGGGCCCGACGAGGCACCGCACCAGGCCCCGCGCGAGGAGGGGTATCCGATGGACCCGCTCCCGGAGAGCACCGCCGACAAACTATGCAAAGAAGCTGGCGAGGCGCTGGACATCGATGTCCAGCCGATGCCGATGGCCATCAACACCGGCGCGTACGACCGCGACCAGTGTCAGGGCTACGGCACGTGTGAACACGTCTGTCCCTCCGGCGGGAAGTACAGCGCCGATATCCACGTCCGGAAAGCCGAGGAAGAAGGTGCGACAGTGCTGACGGAAGTGCCGGTCCAGCGTCTCGAACACGGCCCCGCCGGCGAGGAGATTACGGCGGCCGTCTACGAGACCCCAGACGGCGAGACCTACAGACAGGAAGCCGATACGTTCGTCGCGGCGGCCGGCACCTACGAGACGCCCCGTCTGCTCCTCCTCTCGGAATCCGACCAGTATCCGGACGGGCTGGCAAACTCCAGTGGCACAGTGGGCAAGTACTTCATGGACCACGGGGGCGGGTTCGTCATCGGGTTCCTGTCCGACCGCGATACGAACCCCGGAGCGTACGGACCAGTCGTCTCGTCGGGTATCTTCCAGTTCTACGACGACGGCGAGGACCCGGTCGGTGGTATCAACATGATGCTGCTCAACGGCGCTGAACCATCGTTACCCGAGGTCGCGATGCGGAGCGACAAACTCGGCGACGATTTGCTCGCGGACCTCGAAATCCAGTATGGTGGCACCATCGGGACGAGCATCTCGGCGGAGATGCTCCCCCGCGAGGACAACCGCATCACACTCGACGAGTCCAAGACGGACGACAGGGGGAACCCGGTGCCCGAGGTCAACATGACCGCGGGCCAGTACGTCCGGGACGCGACAGAGAAGGCCGTCCAGGCAATGACAGACATGGTCGAGGAACTCGGCGGCAACGTCGTCCTCTCGCAGGGCTCGCACACGCCCGACGCTGAGTATATCGAAGATGCCAAGGCCGGCTACCATCCGATGGGCGGCACCCGGATGGGGACTGACCCGGAAGAGAGCGTCGTCGACCCGACACTGAAGACCCATGATCTGGACAACCTCTACATCTCCGGTGGCGGCGTCTTCGTCACCGGCGGTGCGTCGAATCCGACGCTGACCATCATGGCGCTCTCGCTGAAAGCCGCCGACCACATCCACGAGGAGCTACAATGA